One Halomonas sp. M4R1S46 genomic window carries:
- a CDS encoding gluconokinase has protein sequence MNTDAKSILVMGVSGSGKSHIGRQVAATIDATFIDGDDHHSAASIAKMARGEPLTDDDRAAWLQTLADLYRRYRTEGKSLVIGCSALKRRYRDRLRQGAPDLKILYLHGSRELLLTRLDARDDHFFAGAHMLDSQLATLEVPDETEAFRCNIRSTPRDIVDAFTTRLRST, from the coding sequence ATGAACACCGACGCAAAAAGCATTCTCGTCATGGGGGTTTCCGGATCGGGAAAGTCTCATATAGGACGCCAGGTTGCCGCGACCATCGACGCCACCTTCATCGACGGGGATGACCATCACAGCGCCGCCAGCATCGCCAAGATGGCCCGGGGCGAACCCCTCACCGACGACGACCGTGCCGCCTGGCTACAGACCCTGGCCGACCTCTACCGGCGCTACCGCACCGAGGGCAAGTCGCTGGTCATCGGTTGCTCGGCCCTCAAGCGCCGCTACCGGGACCGCCTTCGCCAGGGCGCTCCCGACCTGAAGATCCTCTATCTTCACGGCAGCCGCGAGCTGCTGCTGACGCGGCTCGATGCCCGGGACGATCACTTCTTCGCCGGCGCGCACATGCTCGACAGCCAGCTCGCGACCCTCGAGGTCCCCGACGAGACGGAGGCCTTTCGCTGCAACATCCGCTCGACACCCCGGGACATCGTCGATGCCTTCACGACACGACTCCGCTCCACCTGA
- a CDS encoding SUF system Fe-S cluster assembly regulator, producing the protein MLKLSRLTDYAAVVMAQIARHPEQPHAAAELAEAVQLPHPTVSKTLKMLVKAGLLESRRGAQGGYSLARPASRITASDIISAIEGPVAMTECSQAEGDCELVATCGVSDNWQRVSLAVRTLLDSVTLAHLADTTPIKLPVQLPIQSVSLAVEA; encoded by the coding sequence TTGCTCAAGTTGTCCCGACTGACCGACTACGCGGCCGTGGTGATGGCGCAGATCGCCCGCCATCCCGAGCAGCCGCATGCCGCGGCAGAGCTCGCCGAGGCGGTGCAGCTGCCGCATCCCACGGTCAGCAAGACCCTGAAGATGCTGGTCAAGGCGGGCCTGCTGGAGTCGCGCCGTGGTGCTCAGGGGGGCTACTCCCTGGCCCGGCCGGCTTCACGGATCACCGCCAGCGACATCATCTCGGCCATCGAGGGGCCCGTGGCGATGACCGAGTGCAGCCAGGCCGAGGGCGACTGTGAGCTGGTCGCGACCTGTGGGGTGTCCGACAACTGGCAGCGCGTCTCGCTGGCGGTGCGTACCCTGCTCGACAGCGTGACCCTGGCCCACCTGGCCGATACCACCCCGATCAAGCTGCCGGTGCAGCTGCCCATACAGAGCGTGAGCCTGGCCGTCGAGGCCTGA